A stretch of the Bacillus sp. FJAT-18017 genome encodes the following:
- a CDS encoding YheC/YheD family endospore coat-associated protein: MRFCYMEGIGECDLILPQCLQNHFNETNETMTFAFGGFKKEVNVKFSTNIGSESIGIHRQFAEAFSMLCEVDLKWRIERDTFHVGPVIAFIFNKQSKKMTPKRLRRLKKYTARYKDVGGLFIIASADSIDFKNKTIGGYYFNPGGPEKKETWESGIFPFPEVLYRRGKAAALDQLSELMDEKVFNYPLLNKWELYDKLSDSPDVIHYFPETIQLQEKDRVFNMLGRFKCIYIKPSGGMKAAGIYTVTLEGEQYAVKNVRNQTKHLDYGNFTAFLESLDNRPHLAQQPIMNSELNRNIVFRVILQKSEEKTWECAGTYARIGVKGSIATNRVLTDYFLPTSQALRKVYKLSKKAAKGKREELIGICKKVCRGLDEKNVHYGDVAFDVMVDSNLRVWIIEVNNRSHNHNSPLKTIKDRKMYRRIVAAPLVYAGALAGY; this comes from the coding sequence ATGCGCTTTTGTTATATGGAGGGCATTGGAGAATGTGATCTAATACTTCCACAGTGTTTGCAAAATCATTTTAATGAAACAAATGAAACCATGACCTTCGCCTTCGGAGGTTTTAAAAAAGAAGTAAACGTCAAATTTTCCACTAATATTGGAAGTGAGAGCATTGGAATACACAGACAATTTGCCGAGGCGTTTTCAATGCTATGTGAAGTGGATCTCAAGTGGAGGATTGAACGGGACACTTTCCATGTCGGTCCTGTCATTGCTTTTATATTCAATAAACAGTCAAAAAAGATGACCCCCAAAAGGCTAAGGAGACTGAAAAAATATACTGCTCGTTACAAGGATGTAGGCGGGCTGTTTATCATAGCTTCAGCAGATTCCATTGATTTTAAGAACAAAACGATTGGTGGGTATTATTTCAACCCCGGTGGCCCTGAAAAAAAAGAAACTTGGGAATCGGGCATATTTCCTTTCCCAGAGGTGCTCTATAGAAGAGGGAAAGCGGCAGCTCTGGATCAATTATCAGAATTGATGGATGAGAAAGTCTTTAACTATCCATTATTAAATAAATGGGAGCTTTATGATAAACTGTCCGATTCGCCTGATGTCATTCATTATTTTCCAGAAACAATCCAGCTGCAGGAAAAAGACAGAGTTTTCAATATGCTCGGAAGGTTTAAATGTATTTATATAAAACCATCTGGGGGCATGAAGGCGGCTGGCATTTATACCGTGACACTGGAAGGAGAACAATATGCAGTTAAAAATGTAAGAAACCAAACAAAACATTTAGACTATGGTAATTTTACTGCTTTCTTGGAATCTCTTGATAACAGGCCGCATCTTGCACAGCAGCCAATTATGAACAGTGAGCTTAATAGAAATATTGTTTTCAGGGTGATTCTTCAGAAAAGCGAAGAAAAGACATGGGAATGCGCTGGAACTTATGCGCGAATAGGAGTTAAAGGGAGTATAGCTACAAACCGAGTCTTAACCGATTATTTTCTTCCTACTTCCCAGGCTTTGAGGAAGGTCTATAAGTTAAGCAAAAAAGCGGCGAAAGGAAAAAGGGAAGAGTTAATTGGCATATGTAAAAAAGTTTGCAGGGGGCTGGATGAAAAGAATGTCCACTATGGAGATGTGGCTTTCGACGTAATGGTTGATTCTAATTTACGAGTATGGATTATTGAGGTTAATAACCGATCACATAATCATAATAGCCCTTTAAAGACCATTAAAGACCGCAAAATGTATCGGCGTATAGTGGCTGCTCCATTGGTATACGCCGGTGCATTGGCAGGGTATTAA